The Huiozyma naganishii CBS 8797 chromosome 1, complete genome genome window below encodes:
- the MUK1 gene encoding guanine nucleotide exchange factor MUK1 (similar to Saccharomyces cerevisiae MUK1 (YPL070W); ancestral locus Anc_8.537), translating into MRQFCTPPISVSSYDVAESIQESYKTGDDRSMGGNKEVSVKLPVVESPSRDLPQKQDAFRSRSLSGDVALTPEEINETLQSIEELPNELLSMVEKFIADLKQPKYVRPLSILQLASLFQTFYSKFDKTSFQYLSDIPITSTGSFLNARDSLNTGLSGIFARSRSNSANTSASARARRSSSLFSVDSNPNGCLPMLSPEEINRQLRTNTLNNVRIDKYMELCEGAVFKKLLEVGTSVASPIKKSGSTQSLNLQTGKVQHMEEFNIRTLFRNTPEFIEYDNLMNERIKCLHRLATTGKLNLVKFLDIPVNMDLNNKETTEKVKTLMNKLIYYSVPPCDKIKKLLKLHKTLMVESKAMSNDEFLSMLLYYIIILKPRRIFLNEEFIKMFRYKKKLVDNEIYALTNLEAALTFLGELTLSDFSSELTSSLTRQEHHLFEQRLSERISLPSNNNKKLHRSSSSLSITENQYFESSGVGEEREKNNSYNALKTVFDSSLKNIIGKMKSYTPPTSTITVPTIDSLQDTDLTETVESGKDSPSKLSRVGSNNDTSMTSFPSSNNSILPEWKKYRDRQFEDLTVYELKEVFTLYQKLTG; encoded by the coding sequence ATGAGACAGTTTTGCACGCCGCCGATTAGTGTGTCGAGTTATGATGTCGCTGAATCGATTCAGGAGTCGTATAAGACCGGGGATGATCGCAGCATGGGGGGCAATAAAGAGGTTTCTGTGAAATTGCCCGTTGTTGAGTCTCCATCCAGAGATCTTCCGCAGAAGCAGGATGCCTTTAGGTCTAGGAGTCTCTCGGGGGACGTCGCTTTAACCCCTGAAGAGATCAATGaaactttgcaaagcaTCGAGGAACTGCCGAACGAACTGCTAAGTATGGTGGAGAAGTTTATTGCAGATCTGAAGCAGCCCAAATACGTGAGACCACTAAGTATCCTACAGCTAGCGTCGCTGTTCCAAACGTTCTACAGTAAATTCGACAAGACATCGTTCCAGTATCTGTCGGACATCCCTATAACTAGTACAGGAAGTTTCTTGAATGCGAGGGACTCACTGAACACCGGGTTGAGTGGTATATTTGCCCGGAGCAGGAGTAACAGCGCGAACACGTCTGCATCGGCAAGAGCAAGGAGATCATCCTCTTTATTCAGTGTGGACTCGAACCCTAATGGCTGTCTGCCGATGTTAAGCCCAGAGGAGATCAACAGGCAACTAAGAACCAATACTTTGAATAATGTGAGAATTGACAAGTATATGGAGCTGTGTGAGGGGGCTGTCTTTAAGAAGTTGCTGGAGGTTGGCACTTCGGTCGCGTCGCCAATAAAGAAAAGTGGTTCAACTCAATCTTTGAACTTGCAAACAGGTAAAGTACAGCATATGGAGGAATTCAACATTAGAACTTTGTTTAGAAACACCCCCGAATTTATCGAGTACGATAACTTGATGAACGAGAGAATCAAGTGCCTCCACAGGCTTGCGACCACAGGAAAATTGAATTTGGTGAAGTTCTTGGATATACCCGTCAACATGGATTtaaacaacaaagaaacgacAGAAAAGGTAAAGACCCTCATGAATAAGCTCATATACTATTCAGTGCCCCCCTGTGACAAGATcaaaaaactgttgaaactgCACAAGACGCTGATGGTCGAGTCAAAGGCTATGTCCAATGACGAGTTCCTGTCCATGCTGTTATATTACATTATCATCTTGAAACCGAGGAGGATATTCCTAAACGAGGAGTTCATTAAAATGTTCAggtacaagaagaaactggtcGACAATGAAATATACGCCCTAACAAACCTTGAAGCCGCGTTGACTTTCTTGGGGGAGTTGACTTTAAGTGATTTCTCCTCTGAGTTGACTTCGAGTTTGACACGCCAGGAACACCACTTGTTTGAACAACGGTTGAGCGAACGGATTTCGCTGCCATCAAATAACAATAAGAAACTACACCGTAGTTCAAGCTCGCTAAGCATAACGGAAAATCAATATTTCGAGTCATCCGGCGTTGGggaggaaagagaaaaaaacaactcCTACAATGCACTTAAAACTGTCTTCGACTCATCGTTAAAGAATATAATTGGGAAGATGAAATCGTATACACCGCCAACATCGACCATCACTGTTCCAACTATCGACTCTTTGCAAGACACAGACTTGACAGAAACTGTGGAGTCCGGTAAGGACTCTCCAAGTAAGCTGAGTCGGGTGGGAAGCAATAACGACACCTCTATGACATCCTTCCCGTCGTCGAACAACTCAATACTACCGGaatggaaaaaatatagagATCGACAGTTTGAGGACTTGACTGTTTACGAACTAAAGGAGGTGTTCACGCTGTATCAGAAGCTGACCGGTTAA
- the VPS28 gene encoding ESCRT-I subunit protein VPS28 (similar to Saccharomyces cerevisiae VPS28 (YPL065W); ancestral locus Anc_8.529), with product MSGLAPVNHYGTQNSTRAFPAELYNEVPLFDPATSTSREREMVDTLSEIYSVIIALDHVEKAYLRDCVSSAQYTSTVNKLLAQYKVYLSDAEVRARFVDLRTFADKYHVVASSAIMRLEKGIPVTMEHPVDDNAQLEGGGAPHQEADPAAALFASGKSGKSVAEATGNFITLIDALKLNYRAKDQLHPLLAELLLSINKVTKTDFEHRSKLVQWIVKINKMDVDATLTDAEIRELIYELEMAYKSFYTLLE from the coding sequence ATGTCTGGATTGGCACCTGTGAACCACTATGGGACGCAGAACAGTACGCGGGCATTCCCTGCTGAATTGTACAACGAAGTCCCACTATTTGATCCTGCAACGAGTACGTCGCGAGAGAGGGAGATGGTGGACACGCTATCCGAGATCTACTCGGTGATCATTGCGCTGGACCACGTCGAGAAGGCGTACCTGAGGGACTGTGTGAGCAGTGCACAGTACACGAGCACCGTGAACAAGTTGTTGGCACAATACAAAGTGTACCTGTCCGATGCAGAGGTCCGAGCACGGTTTGTCGACCTGCGCACCTTCGCGGACAAGTACCATGTAGTCGCGTCGAGTGCGATTATGCGGTTGGAGAAGGGGATCCCCGTGACCATGGAGCACCCAGTGGACGATAACGCCCAGCTCGAGGGCGGTGGTGCACCTCACCAGGAAGCAGACCCGGCGGCGGCGCTATTCGCCTCCGGGAAGAGCGGCAAGAGTGTTGCTGAGGCCACGGGGAACTTCATCACGCTGATCGACGCGTTGAAACTGAACTACCGAGCGAAGGACCAGTTGCATCCACTGCTTGCGGAACTCCTGCTGAGCATTAACAAAGTGACCAAGACGGATTTCGAGCACCGGTCCAAGCTGGTGCAGTGGATCGTgaagatcaacaagatGGACGTGGACGCGACGTTGACGGACGCTGAGATCCGGGAACTCATCTACGAGCTGGAGATGGCGTACAAGAGTTTCTATACTCTGCTCGAGTGA
- the KNAG0A02030 gene encoding uncharacterized protein (similar to Saccharomyces cerevisiae YBR201C-A; ancestral locus Anc_8.532) yields the protein MSLTQLALKGSTLNVVYLGIGFTLPFVLSARESINWKSTSHADMGVNRHSRNRYFPKMI from the coding sequence ATGTCGCTCACACAATTAGCTTTGAAAGGTTCTACACTAAACGTGGTTTATCTGGGAATTGGGTTCACGTTGCCCTTTGTCCTTTCCGCAAGGGAGTCCATCAACTGGAAGAGCACATCACACGCGGATATGGGTGTGAACAGGCATAGTAGAAACAGATACTTCCCAAAAATGATATAG
- the TIM50 gene encoding protein translocase subunit TIM50 (similar to Saccharomyces cerevisiae TIM50 (YPL063W); ancestral locus Anc_8.527): MFARVISLNGKQSAARFVARSGVCNGTLAGRYLSTSRFLLQEAEKSKGKAGKSVLTDDMLSKAGIDLDDPLSEGAKDPVEPAEPAAGKKRGGRRRQTSSEIKRERYANWFYVFSLAGLVGTCGYMCRDWDSDEPEEMVSQVERGYAPSLMYQRFKLRFNSLFSYFQEPPFPDLLPPPPPAPYQRPLTLVLTLEDLLVHSEWSQKTGWRTAKRPGVDYFLGYLSQYYEIVLFSSNYMMYSERIAEKLDPLHAFISYNLFKEHCVYKDHVHIKDLSKLNRDVRKVVIMDTDANSYKLQPENALPMAPWDGKPDDKLIQMIPFLEYLATQQVDDVRPVLGSFPDRREIPSAFAQRVSKLREKYTEDQAKKAEGNWALKLLGVGATAGGARSKFPLDLIRDEGEKNYVRFMKLIDEEKEKLRIQQEKMAGKTTFTLKDYVEGNVPTQSNRWSSS, encoded by the coding sequence ATGTTTGCTCGTGTAATTAGTTTGAATGGCAAACAGAGTGCGGCGCGTTTCGTGGCACGCAGTGGTGTTTGCAATGGGACCCTTGCCGGCAGGTATCTGAGCACGAGCCGGTTTCTGTTGCAGGAGGCGGAGAAGTCGAAAGGTAAAGCCGGTAAGTCGGTGCTGACGGACGATATGCTTTCCAAAGCGGGCATTGATCTTGACGACCCGTTGAGTGAGGGTGCTAAGGATCCCGTGGAGCCCGCGGAGCCCGCGGCGGGGAAGAAGCGTGGTGGACGTCGCCGTCAGACATCCTCTGAGATCAAGCGGGAACGGTATGCGAATTGGTTCTACGTGTTTTCGCTTGCTGGGCTAGTGGGCACGTGTGGGTACATGTGTCGTGACTGGGACTCCGATGAGCCCGAGGAGATGGTTTCGCAAGTGGAGAGAGGGTACGCCCCCTCGTTGATGTACCAGCGGTTCAAGTTGCGGTTCAATTCACTTTTCTCATACTTCCAAGAACCACCGTTCCCTGACCTGTTACCGCCCCCACCGCCAGCACCATACCAGAGACCGCTGACTCTAGTGTTGACTCTGGAGGATCTTCTTGTTCACTCTGAGTGGTCGCAGAAGACTGGATGGCGGACCGCCAAGAGACCCGGAGTCGACTATTTCCTCGGGTACTTGTCTCAGTACTACGAGATCGTGCTATTTTCCTCGAATTACATGATGTACTCTGAGCGTATAGCGGAGAAGTTGGACCCGTTGCACGCGTTCATCTCGTAcaatcttttcaaagagcaCTGTGTGTACAAGGACCACGTGCACATCAAGGATCTGAGCAAGTTGAACCGCGACGTGAGGAAAGTCGTGATCATGGACACGGACGCCAACAGTTACAAATTACAACCTGAGAACGCGTTGCCGATGGCCCCCTGGGACGGTAAGCCGGACGACAAGCTGATCCAAATGATCCCTTTCTTGGAGTACCTTGCGACGCAGCAAGTGGACGACGTGCGGCCTGTCCTGGGCAGTTTCCCTGATCGGCGGGAGATCCCCAGTGCGTTTGCGCAGCGTGTGAGTAAATTGCGCGAGAAGTACACCGAGGACCAAGCGAAGAAGGCGGAGGGCAACTGGGCACTGAAGCTGCTCGGTGTGGGAGCCACTGCGGGCGGTGCCCGGTCCAAGTTCCCTCTCGACCTGATCCGAGACGAGGGGGAGAAGAACTACGTACGGTTCATGAAGCTCatcgatgaggagaaggagaagttgcGGATCCAGCAGGAGAAGATGGCCGGGAAGACCACGTTCACCCTCAAGGACTACGTCGAGGGCAACGTGCCCACCCAGAGCAACAGATGGAGCAGCAGTTGA
- the KNAG0A02010 gene encoding uncharacterized protein (similar to Saccharomyces cerevisiae YPL068C; ancestral locus Anc_8.534) codes for MELRKRARVDYRKPDSRESRAQTKKIEEDAAAAAAAAAPSQTKRKKVTKPVAVPVPVKKKRPHRGVRKPAENRNASKSASEEQKRNVMEHLTLRRPAMKSALDLPQGCLQPVPEWELHRQNLNKSIHRQNQLFYAGLKEPKLMGMKHLENLKVPNDIHMLAKISQGLQEMIQIRESLERQKTLPPMQTAPEKGIRSQQLVQLLLRGVRFRGKIEEATSLVAQLHQIDTSYVRDVRLGNLPNAGTIDPNYINLNELKAIGKRIDRPLLKERNNNLNWPQRPKKKQKTTQNWNDMQTAQKFAKVSLYNIV; via the coding sequence ATGGAGTTGAGAAAGCGTGCGAGGGTGGACTACCGGAAACCAGATTCTCGGGAATCGAGGGCTCAAACCAAAAAGATTGAAGAGgatgcagcagcagcagcagcggcagcggcacCTTCGCAGACGAAACGGAAGAAAGTGACGAAACCAGTGGCAGTGCCTGTGCCGGTTAAGAAGAAACGTCCACACCGCGGTGTCAGGAAACCTGCAGAGAACAGAAACGCGAGTAAGTCCGCTTCAGAGGAGCAAAAGAGGAATGTGATGGAACATTTGACGTTGCGGAGACCTGCTATGAAATCTGCATTGGATCTGCCCCAGGGATGCCTGCAGCCCGTGCCAGAATGGGAGTTGCACAGACAGAACCTAAATAAGTCGATCCACCGACAGAACCAACTGTTCTACGCTGGGCTGAAGGAACCGAAGCTCATGGGGATGAAgcatttggaaaacttgaaagtgCCCAACGACATCCACATGCTGGCAAAGATATCCCAGGGGTTACAGGAGATGATACAGATCCGGGAATCATTAGAGAGGCAGAAGACACTGCCGCCGATGCAGACTGCCCCAGAGAAAGGGATCAGATCACAGCAGCTGGTGCAGCTGCTCCTCCGTGGGGTTCGTTTCAGGGGAAAAATAGAAGAAGCCACGTCCTTAGTCGCACAATTACACCAAATCGACACATCTTACGTTAGAGACGTCAGGTTGGGGAACCTCCCGAACGCCGGTACCATCGACCCGAACTACATCAACTTGAACGAGTTGAAGGCGATCGGCAAAAGGATAGACAGACCCTTGCTAAAAGAGAGGAATAATAACCTAAACTGGCCTCAGAGACCcaaaaagaagcagaaaacaACCCAGAACTGGAACGACATGCAGACGGCACAGAAATTCGCTAAAGTCTCACTGTATAACATTGTATAG
- the HTC1 gene encoding Htc1p (similar to Saccharomyces cerevisiae YPL067C; ancestral locus Anc_8.533) has translation MSEKSLLLSNIATERITWGEIKQIIGSRQLHKLRRSKDEALKYQAHKDNLAAKHVSMPEYLLNHHHWDAAELAELNEEKYPTDEQKTEHLFEDNSLYKVTKNDFPYFYELSVLHLLVWSKIEMPVYANDNTANDTSFTITNKFPDANEAVVNRIDQFLAKTLHSKYGMEKGRDYVWFVNYSHLQSVRAISHLHLLIKGKDEAAKEQITRELLEQNAFKPL, from the coding sequence ATGTCCGAGAAAAGCTTGCTACTGTCTAACATTGCTACTGAACGCATCACTTGGGGGGAGATTAAACAGATTATCGGAAGCAGACAATTGCACAAGCTTAGACGGTCGAAGGATGAGGCACTGAAGTACCAGGCACACAAGGATAACCTGGCAGCCAAGCATGTTTCCATGCCCGAATACCTTCTGAATCATCACCATTGGGACGCCGCTGAACTAGCCGAGTTGAACGAGGAAAAGTACCCAACAGACGAGCAAAAAACTGAGCACCTATTCGAGGACAACAGCCTCTACAAAGTTACCAAGAACGACTTCCCTTACTTCTACGAACTGAGCGTGCTTCACTTGCTCGTGTGGTCGAAGATTGAGATGCCCGTGTACGCCAACGACAACACGGCCAACGACACATCCTTCACCATCACAAACAAGTTCCCAGACGCGAACGAGGCTGTGGTCAACAGAATCGACCAGTTTTTAGCGAAGACCCTCCACAGCAAATACGGCATGGAGAAGGGTCGCGACTACGTTTGGTTTGTCAATTACTCCCACTTACAAAGCGTAAGGGCCATCTCGCACTTACATTTGCTCATCAAGGGCAAAGACGAAGCGGCAAAGGAGCAGATTACAAGAGAGTTGCTAGAACAGAACGCGTTCAAACCCCTGTGA
- the RGL1 gene encoding Rgl1p (similar to Saccharomyces cerevisiae YPL066W; ancestral locus Anc_8.530), with protein MAATPVISLKPSYNSVVRGCPGLPDTLPRVECQVQVRSGNGEPFQLDKMEIRFFTVESLHGKNRTHRPNSHLGVDSTMGRDTEESLISGLAKRRKNKLDHITVHYQKTISLKKDSTQKQKPLLAVDMPLTIALPDDIKETNYNTTFGSCYHMLDCTVYYNGKHSKNFKHVINVERYTYLPNPKLFAPLERTSLSADGKFKVSYKVENPCVSSEDLLKLTVTFRPNLLGDFGTGNQSPTKKGLLFNKRIKLKHIDFQLREVLEINDASKMNFTATDSFENVLHTQIEKLNQIVSMNDIKVVANVRILTRDRYFQNFESTFHEPAFVYKLGDGVPQDATTTPREIKTVLLQNKNNNVPLQYHTSITTFGRQFNITHNLHVGFKISNGKDFAHRLNVTVTPWTAPQLRDIAQLISQERETAAYAKRFYKSFGGIVIRKSQGDYYLEYPVLPPMVSHHDESTMEQFCIKYDTNHTIPRRVPIIE; from the coding sequence ATGGCAGCAACGCCCGtgatatctttgaaaccGAGCTATAATTCCGTGGTGAGGGGTTGTCCAGGGTTACCGGATACGTTGCCCAGGGTAGAATGTCAGGTACAAGTGAGATCGGGCAATGGGGAACCCTTCCAGTTGGATAAAATGGAGATCAGGTTTTTCACCGTCGAGAGTCTGCACGGGAAGAACCGAACACATAGACCCAATTCGCATCTGGGGGTTGATTCGACGATGGGGCGCGACACGGAGGAGTCTCTGATTTCTGGACTGGccaagaggaggaagaataAATTGGATCACATCACGGTACACTACCAGAAGACGAtatcgttgaagaaggactcaacacagaaacagaagcCGTTGCTTGCGGTGGACATGCCGTTGACCATCGCGCTGCCGGACGACATCAAGGAGACGAACTATAACACGACTTTTGGCTCCTGCTACCACATGCTAGACTGCACCGTGTACTACAATGGCAAACACAGCAAGAACTTCAAACACGTTATCAATGTGGAACGGTACACGTATTTGCCCAACCCGAAACTGTTTGCACCCTTGGAGAGGACGAGTCTCTCTGCGGATGGGAAATTCAAAGTGTCATACAAAGTGGAGAACCCTTGTGTCTCCTCAGAGGACCTGTTGAAACTGACTGTGACGTTCAGACCGAACCTTCTAGGGGATTTTGGTACTGGGAACCAGTCACCAACGAAGAAAGGgttgctgttcaacaagagGATCAAGTTGAAACACATCGACTTCCAATTGAGGGAGGTCTTGGAGATCAACGATGCTTCGAAGATGAATTTCACTGCAACGGACTCCTTTGAGAACGTTTTACATACACAAATCGAGAAATTGAACCAGATCGTGTCGATGAACGACATAAAAGTCGTTGCAAACGTACGGATCTTGACTCGAGACAGGTACTTCCAGAACTTTGAGAGCACCTTCCACGAGCCCGCGTTCGTGTACAAGCTTGGCGATGGCGTCCCACAGGacgcaacaacaacaccgcGCGAGATCAAGACCGTACTCTTgcaaaacaagaacaatAACGTTCCTCTCCAGTACCACACGTCCATCACAACTTTCGGACGGCAGTTCAACATCACACACAATTTGCACGTTGGTTTCAAGATCAGTAACGGGAAGGACTTCGCGCATCGGCTCAATGTGACCGTGACCCCCTGGACAGCCCCGCAGTTGAGGGACATTGCACAGCTGATATCACAGGAGCGCGAAACGGCAGCGTACGCCAAGCGATTCTACAAGAGTTTTGGCGGCATAGTCATACGGAAGTCGCAGGGGGATTACTACCTGGAGTACCCAGTGCTTCCACCCATGGTGTCCCACCACGATGAGTCGACCATGGAACAGTTTTGTATCAAGTACGACACGAACCATACAATCCCAAGAAGGGTCCCCATAATAGAGTAA
- the KNAG0A01980 gene encoding uncharacterized protein (similar to Saccharomyces cerevisiae YPL071C; ancestral locus Anc_8.538) encodes MRTFKVKRVHSPDVGGTLESSRYKRQRLIQDFERLSINAGPSPSEPTAQETTKLVCRETAVPEDVAAKLARGEGVAPTVDSQIHSTVLEWIRREALQVVKWVDWDRWLYVHWLEWWTSKFSVDADGDVDVDFNAVTEVFPNGTDYQENPQVDDMDIDMDSP; translated from the coding sequence ATGAGGACGTTCAAAGTGAAGCGTGTGCACTCGCCAGATGTGGGCGGCACTCTAGAGAGTTCACGGTACAAACGGCAGCGGCTGATTCAGGATTTTGAACGACTGTCCATCAATGCAGGGCCCTCGCCGAGCGAGCCGACAGCTCAAGAGACAACGAAACTAGTCTGCCGCGAAACGGCCGTCCCGGAAGACGTTGCCGCGAAACTGGCGAGGGGAGAGGGCGTCGCACCTACCGTGGATTCACAGATACATTCAACCGTGCTCGAGTGGATACGGCGGGAAGCATTGCAGGTTGTAAAGTGGGTCGATTGGGACCGATGGCTGTACGTACACTGGCTGGAATGGTGGACGAGCAAGTTCAGCGTGGACGCAGATGGAGACGTCGACGTTGACTTCAACGCTGTAACAGAAGTTTTCCCCAATGGTACGGACTACCAGGAAAATCCACAGGTGGACGACATGGACATTGACATGGATTCTCCATAG
- the BTS1 gene encoding farnesyltranstransferase (similar to Saccharomyces cerevisiae BTS1 (YPL069C); ancestral locus Anc_8.536) produces the protein MDRWKVKEIVNQAPRWDSSSEALLLKPYLHITQQQGKQFRTKLIHTFNQFYQVPAEILDTLTQIIDILHNSSLLIDDIEDSSALRRGITTSHLIYGVPMTINSANYMYFVAMQLINNFIRGDSTEDLRLHKELTGIFNEELCNLHRGQGLDIYWRDNAVIPTEEMYFDMVMNKTGGLFRLTIRLMETLSNFYNPTAASTHRKSLEPLCNLLGILYQVRDDYLNLTDETMTSNKGFADDITEGKLSFPIIHGLNYEKKVLKQRTILDLVMSKTNDVALKRQVIDFLKENGSMDYTRETIKTLADLIKQGDYLPDPSNNPDTRMQLQYILNHLSDI, from the coding sequence atggATAGGTGGAAAGTCAAGGAGATCGTTAACCAGGCGCCGAGGTGGGATTCTTCCAGCGAGGCGCTCTTGTTAAAACCGTATTTGCATATCACGCAACAGCAAGGGAAGCAGTTTCGCACTAAGTTGATTCACACATTTAACCAGTTTTACCAGGTACCAGCGGAGATTTTGGACACGCTGACCCAGATAATAGACATTTTGCATAACTCTTCTTTACTTATAGACGATATTGAGGACAGCTCTGCTTTGAGGCGCGGTATAACCACTTCACATCTAATATACGGGGTACCAATGACCATTAATTCGGCCAACTACATGTATTTTGTTGCCATGCAGCTAATCAACAACTTTATCAGGGGGGACTCCACGGAAGACCTGCGACTTCACAAAGAACTGACTGGAATATTTAACGAGGAACTCTGTAACCTGCACCGCGGCCAAGGGTTAGACATATATTGGAGGGATAATGCCGTGATCCCCACGGAGGAAATGTACTTCGATATGGTTATGAACAAAACTGGTGGTTTGTTTCGCTTGACTATACGATTGATGGAGACACTGTCGAATTTTTACAATCCAACTGCAGCGTCAACGCACAGGAAGAGTTTAGAACCGCTGTGTAATCTCCTTGGGATCCTGTATCAGGTGAGAGATGACTACTTGAATCTAACAGACGAAACAATGACCTCGAACAAAGGGTTTGCCGATGACATTACCGAGGGCAAACTTTCGTTCCCAATCATTCACGGATTAAACTACGAGAAGAAAGTGCTCAAACAACGAACCATCCTGGACTTGGTCATGTCTAAGACTAACGACGTTGCACTGAAAAGGCAGGTGATTGATTTCCTGAAGGAAAACGGGTCCATGGACTACACAAGGGAAACCATCAAAACTTTGGCGGACCTGATCAAACAGGGCGACTACTTGCCAGATCCTTCCAACAACCCAGATACCAGAATGCAACTGCAATATATACTCAATCACCTGTCTGATATATAG
- the UBP16 gene encoding putative ubiquitin-specific protease UBP16 (similar to Saccharomyces cerevisiae UBP16 (YPL072W); ancestral locus Anc_8.540) — protein sequence MSFEMMSSVVRVLLGKTDSSANGFTYGLLFSIGVYVTAPTVLSLIGFGAKFTEDSDNKRMDKYTPGLSNPANECFINSSLQALSSLDYLTAYLHDALLLLSPEEEDVEKNEGTGVLLTRSLSDIVGQLQTVTCAPQTLSNKQFVRSLERIFRGRMSRTQNDAHEFTQLLVDTLESENVTVLAPLCDETALKFPFEGETTSFSVCLKCKQYSEVSAQKFLIHELVVPKKSDAHLEDILTDGDSELIEDYSCLYCQITAILTNESNTTKPPTGFEAEMVGSLQSLLPDLKINTALPDTLLDYVKSYRKGNCNTSILKTAIIRRTAISNAPSILSLHLSRSMFNGASFTRNPCRVEYPETLIVLQRDVENGTAERITYRLRSMIKHTGTHYSGHYQCYKHKPDLVKLMGTGVTVNRSPTVLARPPMIQERVKTPKSVRRWPYWFISDAVVRESNAGKMLRESKYVYMLFYERVL from the coding sequence ATGTCTTTTGAAATGATGTCAAGTGTGGTCCGGGTTTTGCTGGGAAAGACGGACTCGTCAGCAAACGGATTTACGTATGGCTTGCTATTCAGCATAGGTGTGTATGTCACAGCACCAACCGTCCTGTCTCTGATCGGTTTCGGGGCTAAGTTCACGGAAGATAGTGATAACAAGCGGATGGACAAGTATACACCCGGGCTCTCAAACCCTGCTAACGAGTGCTTTATTAATTCTTCTCTACAAGCATTAAGCTCGCTCGATTATCTCACAGCGTATCTACATGACGCTCTGCTCTTGCTCTCTCccgaagaagaggacgTTGAGAAAAATGAGGGAACCGGGGTATTGTTGACGAGATCTCTCAGCGATATTGTTGGTCAGCTGCAAACAGTCACTTGCGCGCCACAGACTCTGAGTAACAAACAGTTTGTACGTAGTCTGGAACGGATATTCCGAGGCAGGATGTCGCGCACGCAGAACGATGCCCATGAATTTACACAACTACTAGTAGATACGTTAGAAAGTGAAAACGTTACAGTGCTTGCCCCGCTCTGTGATGAGACAGCTTTGAAATTCCCATTTGAGGGGGAAACAACTAGTTTCTCCGTTTGCTTGAAGTGCAAGCAGTATTCTGAAGTGTCAGCACAGAAGTTTCTGATTCATGAACTTGTCGTCCCCAAAAAATCAGACGCCCATTTGGAAGATATTTTAACAGACGGTGATAGCGAACTGATAGAGGATTACTCTTGCTTATACTGTCAAATAACGGCCATCTTGACAAACGAGAGTAACACTACCAAACCACCAACCGGTTTCGAGGCAGAAATGGTAGGAAGCTTACAGTCTCTGTTACCGGATCTCAAAATTAACACCGCGCTTCCAGATACCCTTCTCGACTACGTCAAAAGTTACCGTAAGGGCAACTGCAATACAAGTATTCTGAAAACAGCAATTATCAGGAGGACCGCAATCAGCAACGCTCCATCAATCCTGTCGCTTCACCTTTCTCGTTCCATGTTCAACGGTGCTAGTTTCACGAGGAATCCCTGCAGGGTCGAATACCCTGAAACGCTGATTGTTCTACAGCGAGACGTAGAAAATGGCACAGCTGAACGCATAACGTACCGCTTGCGATCCATGATAAAGCATACTGGTACTCATTATAGCGGTCACTACCAATGCTACAAACACAAACCAGATCTAGTAAAGCTAATGGGAACTGGCGTCACCGTAAACCGTTCTCCGACAGTCTTAGCGAGGCCGCCAATGATCCAAGAGAGAGTCAAAACTCCGAAGAGTGTACGTCGGTGGCCATACTGGTTCATTTCGGATGCTGTAGTGAGGGAGTCCAATGCAGGTAAGATGTTACGCGAGAGTAAATATGTGTATATGCTGTTTTATGAACGGGTGTTGTAG